Proteins co-encoded in one Montipora capricornis isolate CH-2021 chromosome 12, ASM3666992v2, whole genome shotgun sequence genomic window:
- the LOC138026155 gene encoding kelch-like protein 3 isoform X2 produces MADLSQPMPSEPSKYCQELINRLDALRRKETFFDVTVSVKDKDFKAHRLVLAAASPFFLSLLVSDMREGKEQLIRIELEEATESVMEEVLKYIYTGNVAITKDTAHDLVAAADYLLLPGLKTLACDVLEENITNENCIFNYYFAGKYQCLELMEESCEFINSNFSSVMETDDFLKLDIEQVMKWVSSDYVTVGSEEEIFKGIVKWVSHKKSERESNFAELLRQVRLKSMSHDFLFNELVNEELVATSNASLSFVLRSMKCIVDPFCEGAAKAPRKCLERCADVIFVCGGRTALCYAPQKDIWYQLPDMLFEHQNHAVVQYRDKVCISSGQRVGSQEQVIEYFLSSTISWGTLEGRQPYGDFCCLSVLAGCMYALVEYSFDPDLFLHKLDDNVCEAVAHPLTIRYGACLVSDKRHLYLVGGSDFDSDQTVKAVERFDPILATWEEVAAMNEARYKPFGAPMNGKIYIAGGTNKNEGYFTVLKSCEVYDPSTNEWQVMSNLKVGRQAANMVCVQEALYVLGGFKDAQSSSTELSVEVFELGACEWKSKSTIPTNFENENPVDRKKKIHHKACHAVIHKSLLEKLCRL; encoded by the coding sequence atggcggaccttTCACAGCCAATGCCATCAGAGCCATCTAAATACTGTCAGGAACTTATCAATCGTCTCGATGCTCTGAGAAGAAAAGAGACTTTCTTCGATGTAACAGTGTCAGTAAAAGACAAAGACTTCAAAGCTCACAGACTTGTGTTAGCAGCAGCAAGtccgttttttctttcacttctgGTCAGCGACATGAGAGAGGGAAAGGAACAGTTGATCAGGATAGAACTTGAAGAAGCAACGGAGTCAGTCATGGAAGAAGTTCTTAAATACATTTACACTGGAAATGTTGCAATCACCAAGGATACCGCCCACGACTTAGTCGCAGCAGCAGATTATCTTCTTTTACCAGGTTTGAAAACTTTGGCTTGTGatgttttggaggaaaacattacAAATGAAAACTGCATTTTCAATTATTACTTTGCCGGCAAATATCAGTGTTTGGAATTAATGGAGGAGTCCTGCGAGTTTATTAATTCTAATTTCAGTTCTGTCATGGAAACAGACGACTTCCTGAAGCTCGATATTGAACAAGTCATGAAATGGGTTTCCAGTGATTATGTCACCGTTGGTTCCGAGGAAGAAATTTTTAAGGGAATAGTAAAGTGGGTGTCTCACAAGAAGAGTGAACGAGAAAGCAACTTTGCTGAATTGTTGAGACAAGTCCGCCTGAAATCCATGTCTCACGACTTTCTTTTCAACGAATTAGTCAATGAAGAACTGGTAGCAACAAGTAATGCAAGTTTGAGTTTTGTGTTGAGATCCATGAAGTGTATTGTTGATCCCTTCTGTGAAGGTGCTGCCAAGGCACCAAGGAAGTGCTTGGAGAGGTGCGCAGATGTGATTTTTGTTTGTGGTGGCAGGACAGCCCTATGCTATGCGCCCCAGAAAGACATTTGGTATCAGTTGCCAGACATGTTATTTGAACATCAAAATCATGCTGTTGTTCAATACAGAGATAAAGTTTGCATTTCTAGTGGACAGCGTGTTGGATCACAAGAACAAGTAATAGAATACTTTCTTTCTTCCACCATTTCCTGGGGGACACTTGAAGGAAGACAACCATATGgtgatttttgttgtttatcAGTTCTAGCTGGTTGCATGTATGCATTAGTTGAATATTCATTTGATCCTGACCTTTTTCTCCATAAGCTTGATGACAATGTTTGTGAGGCTGTGGCTCATCCACTAACTATTCGCTATGGAGCTTGTTTAGTCAGTGATAAAAGACACCTTTACTTAGTAGGAGGAAGTGATTTTGATTCAGACCAAACAGTTAAGGCAGTGGAAAGGTTTGATCCTATTTTGGCCACATGGGAGGAGGTTGCAGCTATGAATGAGGCAAGATATAAACCCTTTGGAGCACCCATGAATGGCAAGATCTACATAGCAGGTGGTACAAATAAAAATGAGGGATATTTTACTGTATTGAAGTCTTGTGAGGTATATGACCCATCAACTAATGAATGGCAAGTCATGAGTAACCTCAAGGTGGGTCGTCAAGCTGCAAACATGGTATGCGTTCAGGAAGCCCTTTATGTGCTTGGTGGCTTCAAAGACGCACAATCGTCTTCAACAGAATTGTCAGTGGAAGTGTTTGAGTTAGGAGCATGTGAATGGAAAAGTAAGTCCACTATACCAACTAACTTCGAAAATGAAAATCCTGTGgatcgaaagaaaaaaattcatcatAAAGCATGTCATGCAGTGATCCACAAGAGCCTATTAGAAAAGCTGTGTAggctttga
- the LOC138026155 gene encoding kelch-like protein 3 isoform X1, producing the protein MSQSPASIGKEEYVQAVALEIKDLNTSASNSNMADLSQPMPSEPSKYCQELINRLDALRRKETFFDVTVSVKDKDFKAHRLVLAAASPFFLSLLVSDMREGKEQLIRIELEEATESVMEEVLKYIYTGNVAITKDTAHDLVAAADYLLLPGLKTLACDVLEENITNENCIFNYYFAGKYQCLELMEESCEFINSNFSSVMETDDFLKLDIEQVMKWVSSDYVTVGSEEEIFKGIVKWVSHKKSERESNFAELLRQVRLKSMSHDFLFNELVNEELVATSNASLSFVLRSMKCIVDPFCEGAAKAPRKCLERCADVIFVCGGRTALCYAPQKDIWYQLPDMLFEHQNHAVVQYRDKVCISSGQRVGSQEQVIEYFLSSTISWGTLEGRQPYGDFCCLSVLAGCMYALVEYSFDPDLFLHKLDDNVCEAVAHPLTIRYGACLVSDKRHLYLVGGSDFDSDQTVKAVERFDPILATWEEVAAMNEARYKPFGAPMNGKIYIAGGTNKNEGYFTVLKSCEVYDPSTNEWQVMSNLKVGRQAANMVCVQEALYVLGGFKDAQSSSTELSVEVFELGACEWKSKSTIPTNFENENPVDRKKKIHHKACHAVIHKSLLEKLCRL; encoded by the coding sequence ATTTGAACACTTCCGCGTCGaattccaatatggcggaccttTCACAGCCAATGCCATCAGAGCCATCTAAATACTGTCAGGAACTTATCAATCGTCTCGATGCTCTGAGAAGAAAAGAGACTTTCTTCGATGTAACAGTGTCAGTAAAAGACAAAGACTTCAAAGCTCACAGACTTGTGTTAGCAGCAGCAAGtccgttttttctttcacttctgGTCAGCGACATGAGAGAGGGAAAGGAACAGTTGATCAGGATAGAACTTGAAGAAGCAACGGAGTCAGTCATGGAAGAAGTTCTTAAATACATTTACACTGGAAATGTTGCAATCACCAAGGATACCGCCCACGACTTAGTCGCAGCAGCAGATTATCTTCTTTTACCAGGTTTGAAAACTTTGGCTTGTGatgttttggaggaaaacattacAAATGAAAACTGCATTTTCAATTATTACTTTGCCGGCAAATATCAGTGTTTGGAATTAATGGAGGAGTCCTGCGAGTTTATTAATTCTAATTTCAGTTCTGTCATGGAAACAGACGACTTCCTGAAGCTCGATATTGAACAAGTCATGAAATGGGTTTCCAGTGATTATGTCACCGTTGGTTCCGAGGAAGAAATTTTTAAGGGAATAGTAAAGTGGGTGTCTCACAAGAAGAGTGAACGAGAAAGCAACTTTGCTGAATTGTTGAGACAAGTCCGCCTGAAATCCATGTCTCACGACTTTCTTTTCAACGAATTAGTCAATGAAGAACTGGTAGCAACAAGTAATGCAAGTTTGAGTTTTGTGTTGAGATCCATGAAGTGTATTGTTGATCCCTTCTGTGAAGGTGCTGCCAAGGCACCAAGGAAGTGCTTGGAGAGGTGCGCAGATGTGATTTTTGTTTGTGGTGGCAGGACAGCCCTATGCTATGCGCCCCAGAAAGACATTTGGTATCAGTTGCCAGACATGTTATTTGAACATCAAAATCATGCTGTTGTTCAATACAGAGATAAAGTTTGCATTTCTAGTGGACAGCGTGTTGGATCACAAGAACAAGTAATAGAATACTTTCTTTCTTCCACCATTTCCTGGGGGACACTTGAAGGAAGACAACCATATGgtgatttttgttgtttatcAGTTCTAGCTGGTTGCATGTATGCATTAGTTGAATATTCATTTGATCCTGACCTTTTTCTCCATAAGCTTGATGACAATGTTTGTGAGGCTGTGGCTCATCCACTAACTATTCGCTATGGAGCTTGTTTAGTCAGTGATAAAAGACACCTTTACTTAGTAGGAGGAAGTGATTTTGATTCAGACCAAACAGTTAAGGCAGTGGAAAGGTTTGATCCTATTTTGGCCACATGGGAGGAGGTTGCAGCTATGAATGAGGCAAGATATAAACCCTTTGGAGCACCCATGAATGGCAAGATCTACATAGCAGGTGGTACAAATAAAAATGAGGGATATTTTACTGTATTGAAGTCTTGTGAGGTATATGACCCATCAACTAATGAATGGCAAGTCATGAGTAACCTCAAGGTGGGTCGTCAAGCTGCAAACATGGTATGCGTTCAGGAAGCCCTTTATGTGCTTGGTGGCTTCAAAGACGCACAATCGTCTTCAACAGAATTGTCAGTGGAAGTGTTTGAGTTAGGAGCATGTGAATGGAAAAGTAAGTCCACTATACCAACTAACTTCGAAAATGAAAATCCTGTGgatcgaaagaaaaaaattcatcatAAAGCATGTCATGCAGTGATCCACAAGAGCCTATTAGAAAAGCTGTGTAggctttga